A single genomic interval of Chrysemys picta bellii isolate R12L10 chromosome 8, ASM1138683v2, whole genome shotgun sequence harbors:
- the TMEM53 gene encoding transmembrane protein 53 isoform X1, with protein sequence MGGRELDYTIELPPGGRPDTSPEMGNKNNRPVVILLGWAGCRDKHLVKYSTIYHQKGCTVIRYTAPWKMTFFAESFGIRSLRTPARKLLELLFDYKIEKKPLLFHVFSNGGVMLYRYILELIHTHRQFSSLKVVGTIFDSAPGKRNMVGSLRALAAVLGSTNVLLKYGLLLVFAILVVVLRILLHPVTRFFHETHYDALLNGPSRWPELYLYSKGDRIILASDVEHMIEARRQHNVAVRAVDFSDSAHVSHLLAYPSYYMSLCTSFMYDCVGCS encoded by the exons ACACTAGTCCAGAGATGGGAAACAAAAATAACCGGCCTGTGGTAATTCtgctggggtgggctggctgcCGTGATAAACACCTGGTGAAATACAGCACCATCTACCATCAGAAG GGGTGCACAGTTATCCGCTACACAGCTCCATGGAAGATGACGTTTTTCGCAGAATCCTTTGGCATCAGGTCCCTCCGGACCCCAGCTAGGAAGCTGCTGGAGCTGCTCTTTGACTATAAAATTGAAAAGAAACCGCTGCTGTTTCACGTGTTCAGCAACGGCGGGGTCATGCTTTACCGCTACATCCTAGAGCTCATCCACACGCACAGGCAGTTCAGCAGCCTCAAGGTGGTGGGCACCATTTTTGACAGTGCCCCCGGCAAAAGAAACATGGTGGGGAGCCTGCGTGCCTTGGCAGCTGTCTTGGGCTCAACTAACGTGCTGCTCAAGTATGGCCTCCTGCTTGTCTTCGCCATCCTGGTGGTGGTGCTGCGGATCTTGCTGCATCCAGTGACTCGCTTCTTCCATGAGACCCATTATGATGCCCTGCTGAATGGGCCTTCGAGGTGGCCCGAGCTCTACCTCTACTCCAAGGGGGACAGGATCATCCTGGCCAGTGACGTAGAGCACATGATTGAGGCCCGGCGGCAGCACAACGTTGCAGTGAGAGCTGTGGACTTCTCGGACTCTGCTCATGTCAGTCACTTGCTGGCATATCCCTCCTATTACATGAGCCTCTGCACCTCTTTCATGTATGACTGCGTTGGATGCTCGTAG
- the TMEM53 gene encoding transmembrane protein 53 isoform X4: protein MTFFAESFGIRSLRTPARKLLELLFDYKIEKKPLLFHVFSNGGVMLYRYILELIHTHRQFSSLKVVGTIFDSAPGKRNMVGSLRALAAVLGSTNVLLKYGLLLVFAILVVVLRILLHPVTRFFHETHYDALLNGPSRWPELYLYSKGDRIILASDVEHMIEARRQHNVAVRAVDFSDSAHVSHLLAYPSYYMSLCTSFMYDCVGCS from the coding sequence ATGACGTTTTTCGCAGAATCCTTTGGCATCAGGTCCCTCCGGACCCCAGCTAGGAAGCTGCTGGAGCTGCTCTTTGACTATAAAATTGAAAAGAAACCGCTGCTGTTTCACGTGTTCAGCAACGGCGGGGTCATGCTTTACCGCTACATCCTAGAGCTCATCCACACGCACAGGCAGTTCAGCAGCCTCAAGGTGGTGGGCACCATTTTTGACAGTGCCCCCGGCAAAAGAAACATGGTGGGGAGCCTGCGTGCCTTGGCAGCTGTCTTGGGCTCAACTAACGTGCTGCTCAAGTATGGCCTCCTGCTTGTCTTCGCCATCCTGGTGGTGGTGCTGCGGATCTTGCTGCATCCAGTGACTCGCTTCTTCCATGAGACCCATTATGATGCCCTGCTGAATGGGCCTTCGAGGTGGCCCGAGCTCTACCTCTACTCCAAGGGGGACAGGATCATCCTGGCCAGTGACGTAGAGCACATGATTGAGGCCCGGCGGCAGCACAACGTTGCAGTGAGAGCTGTGGACTTCTCGGACTCTGCTCATGTCAGTCACTTGCTGGCATATCCCTCCTATTACATGAGCCTCTGCACCTCTTTCATGTATGACTGCGTTGGATGCTCGTAG
- the TMEM53 gene encoding transmembrane protein 53 isoform X2: MGKLPFVTDTSPEMGNKNNRPVVILLGWAGCRDKHLVKYSTIYHQKGCTVIRYTAPWKMTFFAESFGIRSLRTPARKLLELLFDYKIEKKPLLFHVFSNGGVMLYRYILELIHTHRQFSSLKVVGTIFDSAPGKRNMVGSLRALAAVLGSTNVLLKYGLLLVFAILVVVLRILLHPVTRFFHETHYDALLNGPSRWPELYLYSKGDRIILASDVEHMIEARRQHNVAVRAVDFSDSAHVSHLLAYPSYYMSLCTSFMYDCVGCS, from the exons ATGGGAAAACTGCCATTTGTCACTg ACACTAGTCCAGAGATGGGAAACAAAAATAACCGGCCTGTGGTAATTCtgctggggtgggctggctgcCGTGATAAACACCTGGTGAAATACAGCACCATCTACCATCAGAAG GGGTGCACAGTTATCCGCTACACAGCTCCATGGAAGATGACGTTTTTCGCAGAATCCTTTGGCATCAGGTCCCTCCGGACCCCAGCTAGGAAGCTGCTGGAGCTGCTCTTTGACTATAAAATTGAAAAGAAACCGCTGCTGTTTCACGTGTTCAGCAACGGCGGGGTCATGCTTTACCGCTACATCCTAGAGCTCATCCACACGCACAGGCAGTTCAGCAGCCTCAAGGTGGTGGGCACCATTTTTGACAGTGCCCCCGGCAAAAGAAACATGGTGGGGAGCCTGCGTGCCTTGGCAGCTGTCTTGGGCTCAACTAACGTGCTGCTCAAGTATGGCCTCCTGCTTGTCTTCGCCATCCTGGTGGTGGTGCTGCGGATCTTGCTGCATCCAGTGACTCGCTTCTTCCATGAGACCCATTATGATGCCCTGCTGAATGGGCCTTCGAGGTGGCCCGAGCTCTACCTCTACTCCAAGGGGGACAGGATCATCCTGGCCAGTGACGTAGAGCACATGATTGAGGCCCGGCGGCAGCACAACGTTGCAGTGAGAGCTGTGGACTTCTCGGACTCTGCTCATGTCAGTCACTTGCTGGCATATCCCTCCTATTACATGAGCCTCTGCACCTCTTTCATGTATGACTGCGTTGGATGCTCGTAG
- the TMEM53 gene encoding transmembrane protein 53 isoform X3, which yields MGNKNNRPVVILLGWAGCRDKHLVKYSTIYHQKGCTVIRYTAPWKMTFFAESFGIRSLRTPARKLLELLFDYKIEKKPLLFHVFSNGGVMLYRYILELIHTHRQFSSLKVVGTIFDSAPGKRNMVGSLRALAAVLGSTNVLLKYGLLLVFAILVVVLRILLHPVTRFFHETHYDALLNGPSRWPELYLYSKGDRIILASDVEHMIEARRQHNVAVRAVDFSDSAHVSHLLAYPSYYMSLCTSFMYDCVGCS from the exons ATGGGAAACAAAAATAACCGGCCTGTGGTAATTCtgctggggtgggctggctgcCGTGATAAACACCTGGTGAAATACAGCACCATCTACCATCAGAAG GGGTGCACAGTTATCCGCTACACAGCTCCATGGAAGATGACGTTTTTCGCAGAATCCTTTGGCATCAGGTCCCTCCGGACCCCAGCTAGGAAGCTGCTGGAGCTGCTCTTTGACTATAAAATTGAAAAGAAACCGCTGCTGTTTCACGTGTTCAGCAACGGCGGGGTCATGCTTTACCGCTACATCCTAGAGCTCATCCACACGCACAGGCAGTTCAGCAGCCTCAAGGTGGTGGGCACCATTTTTGACAGTGCCCCCGGCAAAAGAAACATGGTGGGGAGCCTGCGTGCCTTGGCAGCTGTCTTGGGCTCAACTAACGTGCTGCTCAAGTATGGCCTCCTGCTTGTCTTCGCCATCCTGGTGGTGGTGCTGCGGATCTTGCTGCATCCAGTGACTCGCTTCTTCCATGAGACCCATTATGATGCCCTGCTGAATGGGCCTTCGAGGTGGCCCGAGCTCTACCTCTACTCCAAGGGGGACAGGATCATCCTGGCCAGTGACGTAGAGCACATGATTGAGGCCCGGCGGCAGCACAACGTTGCAGTGAGAGCTGTGGACTTCTCGGACTCTGCTCATGTCAGTCACTTGCTGGCATATCCCTCCTATTACATGAGCCTCTGCACCTCTTTCATGTATGACTGCGTTGGATGCTCGTAG